The window CATCGAAATCTCGATGTGttgaattttgtattaaatttggtaGTGGATCTTTTCGTTGAGGTTCAATACCATGGATACTTCTCCGATGTTGAACAAAGGCATCTTGTCGCctgaattttttttgacatattgaGCATATGAGTTGCAGTCCGACACAATGCTTATTACGCATATGTCGATTCAAATTgcattttaatgaaaacactTGTTGACATTTTTcacaagaaaacattttcttaaaaatataaacgctatgataaatttttatcaaaggATCTACTTAACTTGCGTACTGTAACTAACTTTCACCAACGACTTGATTCTAAtatatatgaatcgtttttttaTCGCTATAGTAGGTGTATAGTAGGGGATTATGCTTACGTAATAAGTATTagtaaatagaataaaaaaaatgtattgatttatacagtttatattttaattgttgtgaAACTGTTTAATTGGAACAATTATCACTTTCGAATTGACATACATAAtactaacaaataaaacaaatatattgaTTTATACACTATTTATTgatctttattttcttaaacattTCCAACATTTCTGAACTAAATATATGTCTTTTGTTAGCAGATTTTCGTTTAACTCATCCAAATTGTCCTTTAAATTGTTAAACCGTTTTGGTAAAATAACATCTCCTTCATCCAATAAATTCACCAGAACCGCGTCTCCAAAtcttgttgttattattttaaagttaataattttatacctTTTTTCCTTCTGCAATTGATTCAATTTTCCAAATCCCTTAGATGTGTTGTTCAATAATCTTAGACTATCCATGGTCTTCTTTATGTGGTTGACTGTTGCTATTGGTGTTATTTCTTGAACTGACTTATATCTTTTAAGGTGATGTATTtatattatgatttcttataaaaataattcatgtaaaaattatcattttttcatcTGTTTGCTTTcagagtattaaaaaaatatgttgatatGTGTTGATAGTTTTTGCCTTTCACTTGTGTTTATTAGGTCATAActacttttgtataaaaatcgtttcccTCAAATCAAcggttatatatatatattccaTTCAATTTCAGTAGTAAGTAAATAAGTCCTCAATCATCTTCGAGTACTAAATAGAGACTAACTAAATAGAGATGAGTAGTAAGTTTCTTtagcgttataaataaaaaaataatataaatctaatacatatatgtttatttctataaaataataaaaaccaaaGTCAGATcctaattttacaaataattttgttaatatataGTTTGAGAAATTATGTTAGAACACCAAAGATCAGGCTTGATGATAATCAAACCATTCAGAAGTAACACTATTCAAGTTAATCCACTTTTGTAGCAAGTGTACATTCTGAAGAGCacagtttaaattattattgtaatggTTATGACAGTGATTGGCATCACAACAACTTCCTTTAATCGATGATGTGTATCCTAtttcttctatatttttaatattttcaaaatttggcaGTAGCTGCTGTAACCACTGTTGCTTTTGTAATTCTTTCACTAGTATATAAGATTTTTCATGAAGTCCGCTTTcgtgtaaaattttgtttaaatcagTATATGGAATTTCACCATCATTCCAATTATGACCATGAATAAAATTGGTAGTATAACGAAGATGTTTCTGTTGTTCATCTTTGAATTCACttaaatttataccaaatttaaaaatagcgTGGATTTTGCAACAACAATCACGAACGTTCATTAGCGCAAGTTCTTTACAGATAAATTCACTgctatattttaattgaaaacctTGCACATCATATTTTAGCACGCGATCATGTTTGAATGTTACAGTAAAAGTGTAAATCTATATTTGATTAATCATACCAGTTAGAGGAACATATTTGAAAACACGATCATGCAAGATTAAACAGTAAAGGGTAGTATTATTAGGTATATCTTCGCTCGTTTCAAATTCAATGCGAATATCAACGGTTCcaacatttaaaatgtcattttgcCGTGAACAATCAATAACAATAATCGGTGTATTTGCTAAAAATGTGTCTCTGTTAAACATTGGTTCTGCAAGCTCTCGATCGTAATAGGACTTTGCAAAGTTACAATACATTTCATATAAAACTGCAATTTGaccagttttaaaatttaaatgtaatggTTCATAAGGATATTTTTCACTATTTAAGAACACTTTCATATCTGTTAAATTACAATGATCAAATAGAGATGCTGAAACTTTTGCATCATCTTTTCTATTGGTTTGAAATCCTAATATTAAGTAACGAGGTTTTTCCAATTGTGTAGATGTTTTAATTGTCCATGAGTGCTGTTTACTTTTTGGTAATGATGGATACTCATGTAAATCAAATGAACGAAATCCCATATATAATTCAATTCCTTGTTCTATATGCTCTAAAAGTTTCAATCGTTCTACATCAGCCACCGACACGTGTGGTACCTTCcacacaattttattaataataatcttcaTATTAGGTGTAGGACATTCAATGACATTATTATCTGAATTACTGCGTACTAACACCAATTCTTGACGTAGATTTATCAGGATTTTATTATAGTCTTCAGCAAAACCAAGAAAGTATTTCAAGGGaacacaaaaat of the Onthophagus taurus isolate NC chromosome 10, IU_Otau_3.0, whole genome shotgun sequence genome contains:
- the LOC139431623 gene encoding uncharacterized protein → MSILSVSDKLEFDNSLVRLQYHNHLPYLSNSFNNSDEIRIAIQQQDIYTLPSQSFIYVQGKLLKGDGTVDKDAKLTVNPVAHMFSEIRFECGGNVIDRVRNPGIASTLKNLCSLTRSEYYHSSNAGFEYLNIKINETTGDFDFCVPLKYFLGFAEDYNKILINLRQELVLVRSNSDNNVIECPTPNMKIIINKIVWKVPHVSVADVERLKLLEHIEQGIELYMGFRSFDLHEYPSLPKSKQHSWTIKTSTQLEKPRYLILGFQTNRKDDAKVSASLFDHCNLTDMKVFLNSEKYPYEPLHLNFKTGQIAVLYEMYCNFAKSYYDRELAEPMFNRDTFLANTPIIVIDCSRQNDILNVGTVDIRIEFETSEDIPNNTTLYCLILHDRVFKYVPLTGMINQI